In a genomic window of Dyadobacter fermentans DSM 18053:
- a CDS encoding DinB family protein — MESKEEILRIIDVLNDTYESEEAWYGPSVVEALRDVTPKMAETRLSANTHSIAEIVYHMTTWRIFAVRKLQGDAEFDIKTQDKDWKKFPVVDEFEWEAIQMELSLSQEELVSELEKVADDSFLEEFVPGRDYSYYTMIHGVIQHDVYHAGQIGLIKKAAKAMRLEEDDDYGAYGDRSDYDNSADYY; from the coding sequence ATGGAATCAAAAGAAGAGATTTTAAGGATCATAGATGTACTCAACGACACCTACGAAAGCGAAGAGGCCTGGTATGGCCCGTCGGTGGTGGAAGCGCTGCGCGATGTAACGCCTAAAATGGCAGAAACCCGCCTGAGCGCCAACACGCATTCTATTGCTGAAATCGTGTACCACATGACCACCTGGCGGATTTTTGCCGTGCGGAAATTGCAGGGCGACGCCGAGTTTGATATTAAAACGCAGGATAAGGACTGGAAGAAATTCCCCGTGGTGGACGAGTTTGAATGGGAGGCAATCCAGATGGAGCTGAGCCTTTCACAGGAAGAGCTGGTATCGGAGCTGGAAAAGGTTGCGGATGACAGCTTCCTGGAAGAGTTCGTGCCGGGCCGCGACTATTCTTACTACACCATGATCCATGGGGTGATCCAGCACGACGTTTACCACGCCGGGCAGATCGGACTCATTAAAAAAGCAGCAAAGGCCATGCGCCTGGAAGAAGACGACGATTACGGCGCATACGGCGACCGTTCGGACTACGACAATTCCGCAGATTATTACTGA
- a CDS encoding DUF4136 domain-containing protein: protein MFKKASFLLLIVGLGFMSCSKDPISDLSNEESLVYITNHDKAANFSQYKTFSIVDSVLVVENNRAGTSLDDIDRAMLQRLITNMQNMGYKYVSRTQNPDVGINVSWITNTYLNVVSQPLSSYYGGYWGGYGYGFPSYYGYYQTSESSWLISMLDFKNPQTTPSGKTFNVIWDAQIRGSAIGDQALVDKMADSIFGQSEYLKIK, encoded by the coding sequence ATGTTCAAAAAAGCCTCTTTCCTCTTACTGATAGTCGGCCTGGGGTTCATGTCGTGTTCCAAGGACCCGATCAGCGACCTTTCTAACGAAGAATCGCTGGTATACATTACCAACCACGACAAAGCTGCCAATTTCAGTCAGTATAAAACATTCAGCATCGTGGATTCGGTGCTCGTTGTCGAAAATAACCGCGCCGGAACGTCACTGGACGACATCGACCGTGCCATGCTGCAACGGCTGATCACCAACATGCAAAACATGGGTTACAAATACGTAAGCCGGACACAGAACCCCGATGTGGGTATCAACGTTTCGTGGATCACCAATACGTATCTCAATGTGGTGTCCCAACCGCTCTCTTCTTATTATGGAGGCTATTGGGGCGGTTACGGCTATGGTTTCCCGAGCTATTACGGCTATTACCAAACCAGCGAGAGCTCCTGGCTGATTTCGATGCTCGACTTCAAAAACCCGCAAACGACTCCTTCCGGTAAAACTTTCAACGTGATCTGGGATGCGCAAATCCGCGGCTCGGCAATCGGCGACCAAGCGCTCGTCGATAAAATGGCCGACTCTATTTTCGGACAGTCCGAATACCTCAAAATCAAGTAA